The Microlunatus antarcticus genome window below encodes:
- a CDS encoding DUF4082 domain-containing protein yields MTSSTSPWRTPAPNQVDRPRTPVSEVAARRTTIVLALALLLGLVAALSPWSSTSAEARSTVLGNITPATASFSDGDSVTVGMKFRATATGSVTGVKFYKGSQNTGRHVGALYSSRGQLLARATFTSESGSGWQSVVFDDPVDVRRGGSYTVATFMPEGHYAVTSPYAWPDAGVAVLGLAGTYNYGSDLEFPSSSYGRSNYFVDVIFQASDSTGGSGPTTPAPTTPAPTTPAPTTPAPTTPAPTTPAPTTPSSGFPSEATTGVPAGTALSAYTGPSTITKDGTVIDAKKITTCLVIKADDVTIKNSLLQSGGCFFNVLSDEGNTGLTLTDVEIDGQGNNGSDSAVNGGGYTCLRCDVHGTVDGFKAQTNVVIRDSYIHDLATGNDAHNDGIQTLGTTNLKILHNKIVIAGSATSAIILSTNAADQIRNVQIDGNLLGGGAYTVYGGYDGPAVAGKVSNISITNNRFTTVIFPRSGAFGPITTADAPVVVTGNTWYDGPNAGGSVS; encoded by the coding sequence ATGACCAGCTCCACGTCTCCATGGCGCACGCCCGCCCCGAACCAGGTCGACCGACCCCGGACCCCGGTGTCCGAGGTCGCGGCGAGACGCACGACGATCGTCCTGGCCCTCGCACTCCTGCTTGGCCTGGTGGCTGCGCTCTCGCCCTGGAGCAGCACCTCGGCGGAGGCGAGAAGCACGGTTCTCGGGAACATCACGCCGGCCACCGCCTCCTTCAGCGACGGTGACTCGGTGACCGTCGGGATGAAGTTCAGGGCGACGGCGACCGGTTCGGTCACCGGCGTCAAGTTCTACAAGGGCTCGCAGAACACGGGCAGGCACGTCGGGGCGCTCTACTCCTCGAGGGGCCAGCTGCTGGCCAGGGCGACCTTCACCTCGGAGTCCGGCAGCGGCTGGCAGTCCGTCGTCTTCGACGACCCGGTCGACGTGCGGCGCGGTGGCAGCTACACCGTCGCGACCTTCATGCCGGAGGGGCACTACGCCGTAACCAGCCCGTACGCGTGGCCCGACGCCGGCGTGGCCGTGCTGGGCCTCGCAGGGACCTACAACTACGGCAGCGACCTGGAGTTCCCCTCGTCGAGCTACGGCCGGTCCAACTACTTCGTCGACGTGATCTTCCAGGCGTCCGACAGCACCGGCGGGTCCGGCCCGACGACGCCTGCTCCGACGACGCCTGCTCCGACGACGCCTGCTCCGACCACGCCTGCTCCGACGACGCCTGCTCCGACCACGCCTGCTCCGACCACGCCCTCGTCCGGGTTCCCGAGCGAGGCCACCACGGGGGTGCCGGCCGGGACCGCGCTGTCGGCGTACACGGGTCCGTCCACGATCACCAAGGACGGGACGGTCATCGACGCCAAGAAGATCACCACCTGCCTGGTGATCAAGGCCGACGACGTCACGATCAAGAACTCGCTCCTGCAGTCAGGCGGGTGCTTCTTCAACGTGCTGTCCGACGAGGGGAACACCGGCCTCACCCTCACCGACGTCGAGATCGACGGCCAGGGCAACAACGGCAGCGACTCCGCCGTCAACGGCGGCGGCTACACCTGCCTGCGCTGCGACGTCCACGGCACCGTTGACGGGTTCAAGGCCCAGACGAACGTCGTCATCCGCGACTCCTACATCCACGACCTCGCCACCGGCAACGACGCCCACAACGACGGCATCCAGACCCTCGGCACGACGAACCTGAAGATCCTGCACAACAAGATCGTCATCGCCGGCAGCGCCACCTCCGCCATCATCTTGTCGACCAACGCAGCCGACCAGATCCGCAACGTCCAGATCGACGGCAACCTGCTCGGCGGCGGCGCCTACACCGTCTACGGCGGCTACGACGGCCCGGCCGTGGCGGGCAAGGTCTCCAACATCTCCATCACCAACAACCGGTTCACCACGGTGATCTTCCCGAGGTCGGGCGCCTTCGGGCCCATCACGACCGCCGACGCGCCCGTCGTGGTCACCGGAAACACCTGGTACGACGGCCCCAACGCCGGCGGGTCGGTCAGCTGA
- a CDS encoding polysaccharide deacetylase family protein — protein sequence MINLCFHGIGRPGRELEPGEAGYWITEDFYRLVVETVAGRDDVRLSFDDSNASDIEIGLDGLVRHGLTASFFVIAARLDRPGSLSAEQVRELRDHGMAVGSHGMDHVPWRALSDAAQQRELEQARQVLAEVVGAPVTEAALPLGQYDRRTLTRLQQLGYTHVHTSDRRSSKPSAWLQHRFSLRSDDTVDSLHAILRGEPLARRLVGRLKGGVKQLR from the coding sequence GTGATCAACCTCTGCTTCCACGGCATCGGACGCCCCGGCCGTGAGCTCGAGCCGGGCGAAGCCGGCTACTGGATCACCGAGGACTTCTACCGCCTCGTGGTCGAGACCGTCGCCGGGCGCGACGACGTGCGCCTGAGCTTCGACGACAGCAACGCGTCCGACATCGAGATCGGGCTGGACGGGCTCGTGCGGCACGGGTTGACGGCCTCGTTCTTCGTCATCGCGGCGCGGCTCGACCGGCCGGGAAGCCTGTCGGCCGAGCAGGTCCGGGAGCTGCGCGACCACGGCATGGCCGTCGGCAGCCACGGCATGGACCACGTCCCGTGGCGCGCGCTGTCCGACGCGGCCCAGCAGCGCGAGCTCGAGCAGGCCAGGCAGGTGCTGGCCGAGGTCGTCGGGGCTCCGGTGACCGAGGCGGCGCTGCCGCTGGGGCAGTACGACCGGCGCACGCTGACCCGCCTCCAACAGCTCGGGTACACCCACGTCCACACCAGCGACCGCCGTTCCTCGAAGCCGTCGGCCTGGCTCCAGCACCGCTTCAGCCTCCGGTCGGACGACACGGTCGACAGCCTGCACGCCATCTTGCGGGGAGAACCGCTGGCGCGGCGACTCGTCGGGCGCCTGAAGGGCGGCGTCAAGCAGCTTCGTTGA
- a CDS encoding glycosyltransferase: MRSHRCASDDGGRRMISVVIAAHDEAAVIGRCLQALRDQRGAGPVQVVVVANGCHDNTAEVAERAGASVVISVPEPGKSAALVVGDAAAVGFPRVYLDADIELPAHALAACEQVLAADPTILAAAPRRHVVSTGSSLLVRAYTAVSSRHPAYDNSLFGRGMIVLSEDGRRRFDQFPAVVADDLYLDSLYAETEKGSIDAVDLAIAAPSTTRALLRRLVRVRRGNADLRSSIEARGAGATASGPDVRRSDRLAWLREVVLPQPRLLPAGLVYVGLTSVAALLARLGSRRDVAWGQDRTARRSPDGPTASSGPIS, translated from the coding sequence GTGCGCAGCCACCGCTGCGCGAGCGACGACGGGGGACGCCGCATGATCAGCGTGGTCATCGCCGCCCACGACGAGGCAGCGGTCATCGGGCGCTGCCTCCAGGCACTCAGAGACCAGCGGGGAGCCGGCCCGGTTCAGGTCGTGGTGGTCGCCAACGGCTGCCACGACAACACCGCCGAGGTCGCTGAACGGGCCGGCGCGTCGGTCGTGATCTCGGTGCCCGAGCCCGGGAAGTCGGCAGCGCTCGTCGTCGGTGATGCCGCCGCCGTCGGGTTCCCCCGGGTCTACCTCGACGCCGACATCGAGCTGCCCGCGCACGCGCTGGCCGCGTGCGAGCAGGTCCTCGCCGCGGATCCGACGATCCTGGCGGCCGCGCCCCGCCGCCATGTGGTCAGCACCGGCAGCAGCCTGCTGGTGCGCGCGTACACGGCCGTCAGCAGCCGGCACCCGGCCTACGACAACAGTCTGTTCGGCCGAGGCATGATCGTGCTGAGCGAGGACGGACGACGCCGCTTCGACCAGTTCCCCGCCGTCGTCGCCGACGACCTCTACCTCGACTCGCTCTACGCGGAGACCGAGAAGGGGTCCATCGACGCGGTCGACCTGGCCATCGCGGCTCCTTCGACCACCCGGGCCCTCCTCCGCCGCCTGGTCCGGGTGCGGCGGGGCAACGCCGACCTCCGATCGTCGATCGAGGCACGCGGGGCGGGGGCGACGGCGAGCGGACCAGACGTCCGGCGGTCCGACCGGCTGGCGTGGTTGAGAGAGGTCGTCCTGCCGCAGCCTCGACTTCTCCCGGCCGGGCTGGTCTACGTGGGCCTCACCAGCGTCGCCGCTCTGCTGGCCCGACTAGGGTCGAGGCGGGACGTCGCCTGGGGCCAGGACCGGACGGCTCGGCGCAGTCCGGACGGCCCGACCGCGAGCTCGGGACCGATCTCGTGA